In Streptomyces hawaiiensis, one genomic interval encodes:
- a CDS encoding helix-turn-helix domain-containing protein — MTAKLDYTWRLREIMAEQGMFTTAALQPLLAERGVTLSTSQVYRLVTEKPERLSLKVLMALLDIFGCPMDDLIKPTASARATRSKRTADGTEAGIGTLRPPRARITGPEK; from the coding sequence ATGACGGCCAAGCTGGACTACACCTGGCGGCTGCGCGAAATCATGGCCGAGCAGGGCATGTTCACCACTGCCGCCTTGCAGCCGCTGCTGGCCGAACGCGGAGTGACGCTGTCCACCAGTCAGGTCTACCGGCTGGTGACGGAGAAGCCGGAACGTCTCAGCCTGAAGGTACTGATGGCCCTGCTCGACATCTTCGGCTGCCCCATGGACGACCTGATCAAGCCGACCGCCTCCGCTAGGGCCACCCGCAGCAAGCGCACGGCCGACGGCACCGAAGCGGGCATCGGCACGCTTCGCCCGCCGCGGGCACGGATCACCGGGCCGGAGAAATGA
- a CDS encoding tyrosine-type recombinase/integrase yields the protein MCGVSNGVRPPITGAARLELVDGVALLHPEDAVFEAMLSGFAKQQRGGRRLDKKTVKGRDGQLRRFALFTNEYPWNWTASHMDEWMMSLISEKGLAHSTLRSYQLTVRLFCDFLISPAYEWADECEKRFGTHPVQICHEWNTVQHLTDYEGRAERRPFTREELQKFLDYCDDRIDVAARSRRKGALAAYRDATLFKVLYGWGLRRNEGCKLDLVDFHRNAAAPELGRYGMLQVRWGKATKGSPPRRRNVASVMPWAVEAVEDYVVNIRPRFGVPDHPALWLTERGGRLQPREVNDRFTTYRDAIGLPPELTPHSLRHSHVTHQIEDGVDPKFVQDQVGHRYASTTAIYTAVSGDFMNTMMRKALDRAFERDADMGGTG from the coding sequence GGGTGTCGAACGGCGTAAGACCGCCCATAACGGGGGCGGCCCGGCTGGAGTTGGTGGACGGGGTTGCCCTACTGCATCCCGAAGACGCGGTCTTCGAGGCGATGCTCAGCGGGTTCGCCAAGCAGCAGCGGGGCGGCCGTCGGCTCGACAAAAAGACGGTCAAGGGCCGTGACGGGCAGCTTCGCCGTTTCGCGCTGTTCACGAACGAGTACCCGTGGAACTGGACGGCCTCGCACATGGACGAGTGGATGATGTCCCTGATCAGCGAGAAAGGGCTGGCCCACTCGACGCTGCGGTCCTACCAGCTGACGGTGCGGCTGTTCTGCGACTTCCTGATTAGCCCGGCCTACGAGTGGGCGGACGAGTGCGAGAAGCGGTTCGGCACGCACCCGGTGCAGATCTGCCACGAGTGGAACACCGTCCAGCACCTGACCGACTACGAGGGCCGGGCCGAGAGGCGGCCGTTCACCCGGGAGGAACTGCAGAAGTTCCTCGACTACTGCGACGACCGGATCGACGTCGCGGCCCGCAGCCGCCGCAAGGGTGCTCTGGCGGCCTACCGCGACGCGACGCTGTTCAAGGTGCTCTACGGCTGGGGCCTGCGCCGGAACGAGGGCTGCAAGCTCGACCTGGTGGACTTCCACCGCAACGCGGCGGCGCCCGAGCTGGGCCGGTACGGGATGCTCCAGGTCCGCTGGGGCAAGGCGACGAAGGGCTCGCCGCCGCGGCGTCGGAACGTCGCCAGCGTGATGCCGTGGGCGGTGGAGGCTGTCGAGGACTACGTGGTCAACATCCGGCCGCGGTTCGGCGTCCCGGACCACCCGGCCCTGTGGTTGACCGAACGCGGGGGCCGCCTTCAGCCGCGCGAGGTCAACGACCGCTTCACCACCTACCGCGACGCGATCGGTCTGCCGCCGGAGCTGACCCCGCACTCGCTTCGCCACAGCCACGTCACGCACCAGATTGAGGACGGTGTCGACCCGAAGTTCGTACAGGATCAGGTCGGTCACCGCTACGCCAGCACGACCGCCATCTACACGGCGGTCAGCGGCGACTTCATGAACACAATGATGCGCAAGGCCCTGGACCGGGCCTTCGAACGGGACGCGGACATGGGAGGCACCGGATGA